GGCAATGGCCGCAATGGCCTCCACCGTCAGCGTGGTGACGGCACGTCGCGGCGATGAGCAGATCGGCCGCACCGTGACTTCAATGATGTCGCTGGCGATAAACCCGCCGACCATTCTGATTTCCATCGATATTATGAGCCGGCTGGCTGACATCATTGCCAAGACCAACGGGTTTTCCCTGGCGATGCTGGCCGATGACCAGCAAGAGGTCGGTAATGCCTTTGCCGGCGGGATGGAGCCGGAGCATCGCTTCGGTGTGGGCGAGTGGTCGCGCTGGCCATCGGGGCACCCAAT
The DNA window shown above is from Devosia litorisediminis and carries:
- a CDS encoding flavin reductase family protein — protein: MTTLMADFELPDTMKLRPPRNPVVGNAEFRSAMAAMASTVSVVTARRGDEQIGRTVTSMMSLAINPPTILISIDIMSRLADIIAKTNGFSLAMLADDQQEVGNAFAGGMEPEHRFGVGEWSRWPSGHPMLLGAVTAVDCDVVGAIETGTHVLFAGAIIEVETTTSRSPLIWQRHHYQTLGGLD